CGATTTCGCCGGTGATCCGCACCCGGTCCTCCGGCGTCACCGTCCGGCCGCCGAACAGCCGGGGCGAAATCTCGACGCGGATGCTACCCGAATCGTCGCGAAACGTGAAATAGTCCTCGCGCTGATGCTCGACGACGTGACCGGTCAGCGTCACGTCGGAGCCGACCCGCAATCCGCTGCGCGCCTGCGCAACGGTGGCTTCCCTGACCGACGCGCCCGGCCCCTGAAACTGCGCATGAACCGGCGCGGACAGCGCGACCAGCAGCATTCCGGCGACACAGATCCTCTTCTTCATCACAGCATCTCCTTGG
The Paraburkholderia caballeronis genome window above contains:
- a CDS encoding YgiW/YdeI family stress tolerance OB fold protein; amino-acid sequence: MKKRICVAGMLLVALSAPVHAQFQGPGASVREATVAQARSGLRVGSDVTLTGHVVEHQREDYFTFRDDSGSIRVEISPRLFGGRTVTPEDRVRITGEIDRSPRGRYIDVESLEILH